A DNA window from Bacteroides cellulosilyticus contains the following coding sequences:
- a CDS encoding nucleotidyltransferase family protein, with protein MEQLALFGSAARGEQREDSDIDICVKTHHSIDLLTLQDIREELEHLFHIKVDLLNLHENMRQMFRQNIDNVLQENPKEGEKK; from the coding sequence ATTGAGCAGCTCGCTCTTTTCGGTTCCGCCGCACGGGGCGAACAGCGGGAGGATAGCGATATTGATATCTGTGTGAAGACACATCATTCTATCGACCTCCTCACATTGCAAGACATCCGCGAAGAACTTGAACACCTCTTCCACATCAAAGTAGATTTGTTAAACCTGCACGAGAACATGCGTCAGATGTTCCGGCAAAATATTGACAATGTCCTGCAAGAAAACCCTAAAGAAGGAGAGAAGAAGTAA
- a CDS encoding WG repeat-containing protein, which yields MKTIIITFLMSILLSDALYAQDKLYMYCPNPEIDETACGYADANGNIIIPVGKYRYLYSEEFDKIAFVSLKEKQGIFAINRSEEILFEVYGYDNGPDYVSNGLFRIISNGKVGFANMEGQIIIKPRFTFAYPFQENNLAVFNENGTIIKIEEYSKYEGGKWGVINKKGEVTIPAIYEEGKRNQLKEKGKWYNINELKK from the coding sequence ATGAAAACTATAATTATTACATTTTTAATGAGCATCTTATTATCAGATGCTTTATATGCTCAAGACAAGTTATATATGTATTGTCCAAATCCGGAAATAGATGAAACCGCCTGTGGATATGCAGATGCAAACGGTAATATTATAATTCCTGTAGGAAAATATCGCTATCTCTATTCTGAAGAATTTGACAAGATAGCCTTTGTTTCCCTAAAAGAAAAACAAGGAATATTTGCCATCAATCGTTCAGAGGAAATTTTATTTGAGGTTTATGGCTATGACAACGGCCCAGACTACGTATCTAATGGATTGTTCCGGATTATCAGTAATGGCAAAGTCGGGTTTGCCAACATGGAAGGTCAAATTATAATCAAACCAAGATTTACATTCGCTTATCCCTTTCAGGAAAACAACCTCGCCGTATTCAACGAAAACGGAACTATTATCAAAATAGAAGAATATAGTAAATATGAAGGCGGAAAATGGGGCGTCATAAATAAAAAAGGAGAAGTCACCATTCCTGCCATTTATGAAGAAGGCAAAAGGAACCAATTAAAGGAAAAGGGAAAATGGTACAATATTAATGAGTTGAAGAAATAA
- a CDS encoding O-antigen ligase family protein, translating to MKNTIDYFSSILLGLTIVISVSGIPPEVFGHTRTSFIFGTSIMILLTSITAWNTFRKNIKLSWQDILCLYILTLYLIDFKHPGSLWNTGSYCLLILYITLRCLRQIHYTIIFSSCLCAAILLACWGYLQYFKYIPSNSQFFLLTGPFHNPAVLAIMLSLLLGVILNGLILFYSSLKKSYYFFIIIITTILFCLPILVLTYARAAYISLFISLLYCLYLRLPRPFSMKHLIRLGGVLLFIITTAGASYFLRPKSADGRLLIWKVSWQMIKDKPLTGFGKGGFAANYLYYQAEYMKSSASKEEKEVAGDTHLAFNEPLRMTVEYGVTGLLTYLAFCIWTLLPPKKKSFTTLICKSLVAGIVTWGMFAYPDQTYSLLTLWIISIAFILNKKKTIEPRTIRAKSRITMIAICFLATFLLSGRLWKQWQPYHNLYLHSQSPITEKDMEYPNPILQVKDKMKDDIGFCYAYCLFVQKNNLDTDVLPIIHYLEKNFPSPSLLMTKGDCLKKKNQWKEAESAYRLAANMMPSLQAPRGRLAFLYNETGRRKEALVIAHEILTEDVKVYGFDTFRLHRELKRIFEDEFK from the coding sequence ATGAAAAACACAATAGATTACTTCTCTTCTATATTACTAGGATTGACTATCGTAATATCCGTATCCGGCATCCCTCCCGAAGTATTCGGTCATACCCGTACATCATTCATATTCGGAACATCAATAATGATTCTTCTTACAAGTATTACCGCCTGGAACACATTTAGAAAAAACATAAAACTATCTTGGCAGGATATTCTCTGCCTATACATTCTTACACTTTATCTGATTGATTTCAAGCACCCTGGAAGTCTATGGAATACAGGTAGTTATTGTTTATTGATACTGTATATCACACTACGTTGCTTACGGCAAATACATTACACAATAATTTTCAGCAGCTGTCTTTGCGCAGCTATTTTACTTGCATGTTGGGGATACCTACAATATTTCAAATACATACCATCCAATAGTCAGTTCTTCCTGCTAACAGGACCATTCCACAATCCGGCAGTGCTCGCCATAATGCTCAGTTTACTGTTAGGAGTAATACTGAATGGACTCATATTGTTCTACAGTTCACTGAAAAAATCTTATTACTTTTTCATAATTATAATCACAACCATCCTATTTTGTCTTCCCATTTTAGTGCTCACTTATGCGCGTGCAGCTTATATATCATTGTTTATCTCACTTTTATACTGCTTATATCTACGATTGCCACGGCCTTTCTCTATGAAACACTTAATACGCCTTGGCGGAGTATTACTTTTCATAATCACAACAGCCGGAGCATCCTATTTTCTGAGACCAAAATCGGCTGATGGCCGCTTACTTATATGGAAAGTTAGCTGGCAAATGATAAAAGACAAACCCTTAACAGGATTCGGCAAAGGAGGTTTTGCAGCCAACTACCTGTATTATCAAGCTGAATACATGAAATCATCTGCCTCAAAAGAAGAAAAAGAAGTGGCGGGAGATACCCATCTGGCATTCAACGAACCGTTGCGCATGACTGTAGAGTATGGAGTTACAGGACTGTTAACCTACCTGGCATTTTGTATTTGGACACTCCTCCCTCCGAAAAAGAAAAGTTTCACGACCCTTATATGTAAATCCCTCGTAGCCGGAATTGTAACATGGGGAATGTTTGCTTATCCCGACCAGACGTATTCATTACTCACTTTATGGATTATCAGCATTGCTTTCATTTTAAATAAAAAGAAAACAATAGAACCTCGTACGATTAGAGCAAAAAGCAGAATAACAATGATAGCTATATGCTTCCTTGCTACTTTCCTCTTAAGTGGCAGACTTTGGAAACAATGGCAACCTTATCATAATTTATACCTCCATTCCCAAAGTCCCATCACAGAGAAAGACATGGAGTATCCCAATCCCATCCTTCAAGTTAAAGATAAGATGAAAGACGACATAGGATTCTGCTATGCTTATTGTCTATTTGTTCAAAAAAATAATTTAGATACAGATGTTCTCCCAATCATCCACTATCTTGAAAAAAACTTCCCTTCCCCCAGCTTACTCATGACAAAAGGAGATTGCCTGAAAAAGAAGAATCAGTGGAAAGAAGCGGAAAGCGCCTACAGATTAGCCGCAAACATGATGCCTTCTCTGCAGGCACCACGTGGCAGGTTAGCCTTCTTATATAATGAAACCGGCAGAAGAAAAGAAGCATTAGTGATAGCCCATGAGATATTGACCGAGGATGTAAAAGTGTATGGATTCGATACATTCAGGTTGCATCGCGAACTAAAAAGAATCTTCGAAGATGAGTTTAAATAA
- a CDS encoding DNA-binding protein translates to MAILFDWYENPKTKDKQDEELTLHPRIRLNGSTGTAQLRRFIQEYCSLTETDVSAVLDALSHFMGRELGEGRQVHLDGIGYFRPTLTCTEPVKVDTKRKSTKVKLKSITFRPDIELRSEIGNIKVQPLKQRNVLQKKLTSEEIDKRVENFFTTHDFMTKGDFYSLSGMTRTTATRHIRRLCDEGKLENRGLQKQPIYVLKKCNQ, encoded by the coding sequence ATGGCAATATTATTTGATTGGTACGAGAATCCCAAAACCAAGGACAAGCAGGACGAAGAACTGACCCTGCACCCGCGCATCCGGCTGAACGGTTCCACGGGTACCGCCCAACTACGGAGGTTCATACAAGAATATTGTTCGCTGACCGAAACCGATGTTTCGGCCGTGCTCGATGCCTTGTCGCACTTCATGGGGCGGGAATTGGGTGAAGGACGCCAGGTGCACCTGGACGGCATCGGCTACTTCCGTCCCACACTGACCTGCACCGAACCGGTGAAGGTGGATACCAAACGGAAAAGTACCAAGGTGAAACTGAAAAGTATCACCTTCCGCCCCGATATCGAACTGCGGAGCGAGATAGGCAACATAAAAGTCCAGCCGTTAAAACAACGGAATGTGTTGCAGAAGAAACTGACCTCGGAAGAGATTGACAAACGGGTGGAAAATTTCTTCACTACGCACGATTTTATGACGAAAGGAGATTTCTATTCTCTCAGCGGAATGACAAGAACCACTGCTACCCGGCATATTCGACGTCTTTGTGACGAAGGAAAGCTGGAAAATAGGGGATTACAGAAACAGCCGATTTATGTGCTGAAGAAGTGTAATCAGTAG
- a CDS encoding DNA translocase FtsK, which translates to MAKKNSTKDTEQSLSLFGKIRAIFKNETIHFVIGLVLVIFSVYLLLAFSSFFFTGAADQSIIDSGNAQELASTNNGVKNYAGSRGAQLASYLINDCFGISSFFILVFLAVAGLKLMRVRVVRLWKWFIGCSLLLVWFSVFFGFAFVEQYKDSFLYLGGMHGYNVSNWLVSQVGVPGVWMILLVTAICFLIYLSARTVIWLRRLFSLSFLKRKQKEEEEKGETPEEFTDSWTAKGKKKPVAVPDVADIKEEEAPVEIPEPIKEPENEITLDLGGVTETQPAKVSGEEVSMTIETPVPDPVPPFHEKAAEPVFEIEATENDDEYKGPEKEPYNPRLDLENYRYPTIDLMKHYENAEPTIDMAEQNANKDKIINTLRSFGIEISTIKATVGPTVTLYEITPEQGVRISKIRGLEDDIALSLSALGIRIIAPIPGKGTIGIEVPNSNPKIVSGQSIIGSKKFQESTYDLPVALGKTITNEVFMVDLCKMPHMLVAGATGQGKSVGLNAIITSLLYKKHPAELKFVLVDPKKVEFSIYSVIEHHFLAKLPDGEDAIITDVTKVVQTLNSICVEMDTRYDLLKAAHVRNIKEYNEKFINRQLNPEKGHKFMPYIVVVIDEFGDLIMTAGKEVELPIARIAQLARAVGIHMIIATQRPTTNIITGTIKANFPARVAFRVSAMIDSRTILDRPGANQLIGRGDMLFLQGADPVRVQCAFIDTPEVAEITKFIAKQQGYPTAFYLPEYVGEDGGGSDLGDVDMGRLDPLFEDAARLIVIHQQGSTSLIQRKFAIGYNRAGRLMDQLEKAGIVGPAQGSKAREVLCVDENDLQMRLNNLL; encoded by the coding sequence ATGGCTAAGAAAAATTCTACAAAAGATACGGAGCAATCCCTTTCCCTGTTTGGTAAAATAAGGGCAATCTTCAAAAACGAAACGATTCACTTTGTTATTGGCTTGGTACTGGTCATTTTCTCTGTGTACTTGCTGCTGGCCTTTTCTTCGTTCTTCTTTACGGGAGCGGCGGATCAAAGTATCATTGATTCGGGCAATGCACAGGAATTGGCTTCTACCAATAATGGGGTGAAGAACTATGCCGGTTCGCGTGGCGCACAATTGGCAAGTTATCTGATTAATGACTGTTTCGGCATTTCATCTTTCTTCATTCTTGTATTCCTTGCAGTGGCGGGGTTGAAGTTGATGCGTGTACGGGTGGTTCGCCTCTGGAAGTGGTTTATCGGTTGTTCGTTGTTGTTGGTTTGGTTCTCTGTCTTCTTCGGCTTTGCCTTTGTGGAGCAGTATAAAGACTCTTTCCTGTATCTGGGCGGTATGCACGGGTATAATGTCAGCAATTGGTTGGTATCGCAGGTAGGTGTTCCGGGCGTTTGGATGATTCTGTTGGTGACTGCTATCTGCTTCCTTATCTATCTCAGCGCACGTACGGTTATCTGGTTGCGCAGATTGTTCAGTCTTAGTTTCCTGAAACGCAAACAGAAAGAGGAAGAAGAGAAGGGAGAAACCCCCGAAGAGTTTACGGACTCGTGGACGGCAAAGGGAAAGAAAAAGCCGGTTGCTGTTCCTGATGTGGCAGATATAAAAGAAGAAGAGGCTCCCGTTGAAATTCCCGAACCTATAAAAGAGCCGGAAAATGAAATTACATTGGATTTGGGTGGCGTTACGGAAACACAGCCTGCCAAGGTATCGGGTGAAGAAGTGTCTATGACTATTGAGACACCTGTTCCTGACCCTGTACCTCCTTTCCACGAAAAAGCGGCAGAGCCAGTTTTCGAAATAGAAGCTACTGAAAATGATGACGAATATAAAGGCCCGGAAAAGGAACCCTATAATCCCCGTCTCGACCTGGAAAACTATCGTTATCCTACTATCGACCTGATGAAGCATTATGAGAATGCCGAGCCTACTATCGACATGGCGGAGCAGAATGCCAATAAAGATAAGATTATAAATACACTGCGCAGTTTCGGTATTGAAATCAGTACGATAAAGGCGACGGTGGGGCCTACGGTGACGCTGTATGAAATCACTCCCGAGCAAGGTGTCCGTATCTCCAAGATTCGTGGTCTGGAAGATGATATCGCTCTTAGCCTTTCGGCATTGGGTATTCGTATCATTGCGCCGATTCCGGGAAAAGGAACAATCGGTATTGAAGTGCCGAACTCCAATCCGAAGATTGTTTCCGGACAGAGTATCATCGGTAGCAAGAAGTTTCAGGAGTCTACTTATGACTTGCCGGTTGCTTTGGGCAAGACGATTACCAATGAGGTCTTCATGGTCGATTTGTGCAAGATGCCGCACATGCTGGTGGCCGGTGCCACCGGTCAGGGTAAATCTGTCGGACTGAATGCCATTATCACTTCTTTGCTTTATAAGAAGCATCCGGCTGAACTGAAGTTTGTGCTGGTAGACCCTAAGAAAGTAGAATTCAGCATCTATTCGGTGATTGAACATCACTTCCTTGCCAAGCTGCCCGATGGGGAAGATGCTATCATTACGGATGTAACCAAAGTAGTGCAGACGCTGAATTCCATCTGTGTGGAAATGGATACCCGTTACGACTTATTGAAAGCCGCGCACGTGCGCAATATTAAGGAGTATAATGAGAAGTTTATTAATCGTCAGCTGAATCCTGAAAAGGGACATAAGTTTATGCCTTACATTGTGGTGGTGATTGACGAGTTCGGCGACCTGATTATGACGGCGGGTAAAGAGGTAGAGTTGCCTATTGCCCGTATCGCCCAGTTGGCGCGTGCGGTGGGTATCCACATGATCATCGCTACGCAACGTCCGACAACGAATATCATTACCGGTACAATCAAGGCGAACTTCCCGGCTCGTGTCGCTTTCCGTGTATCTGCCATGATTGACTCGCGTACTATTCTCGACCGTCCCGGAGCTAATCAGCTGATCGGGCGTGGTGATATGTTATTCCTGCAAGGGGCAGATCCTGTACGTGTGCAATGTGCCTTTATCGATACGCCGGAGGTAGCGGAGATTACTAAGTTTATTGCCAAGCAACAAGGCTATCCTACTGCATTCTATTTGCCGGAGTATGTGGGTGAAGATGGCGGCGGAAGTGATTTGGGAGATGTGGATATGGGACGTCTGGACCCGTTGTTCGAAGATGCTGCCCGCCTGATTGTCATCCATCAGCAAGGTTCTACATCATTGATCCAACGGAAGTTCGCTATCGGTTACAATCGTGCCGGGCGATTGATGGACCAATTGGAAAAAGCCGGTATTGTGGGACCTGCACAAGGCAGTAAAGCGCGTGAAGTGCTTTGTGTCGATGAGAATGACCTGCAAATGCGCCTGAACAATTTACTGTAA
- a CDS encoding LolA-like putative outer membrane lipoprotein chaperone, with protein sequence MMKNLLFICICLFGLALPLSAQKLDAQDILDRTATAFRQAGGIQADFTVQTYAKGALQGSSVGTIRLKGEKFLLDADGVKTWFDGRTQWSYLTNSDEVNVSEPTPEELQSINPYALLSIYKQGYHMKLGKTDVYGGKPAYEVILTASDRKKDLQCVIIYVTKDTFQPLCISMTQKGGNSVAIRITSYKAGESYSDHLFTFDKKAYPTAEVIDLR encoded by the coding sequence ATGATGAAGAATCTTCTTTTTATCTGTATCTGCCTGTTCGGTCTGGCATTACCGCTTTCGGCACAGAAATTGGATGCCCAAGATATATTGGATCGTACAGCCACTGCTTTCCGTCAGGCGGGAGGTATTCAAGCGGATTTTACGGTTCAGACGTATGCGAAAGGTGCTTTACAGGGGAGTTCTGTCGGGACTATCCGTCTGAAAGGGGAAAAATTCCTGTTGGATGCCGACGGGGTGAAAACCTGGTTTGATGGTCGTACGCAATGGAGCTATCTCACAAACAGTGACGAAGTGAACGTTTCCGAACCTACTCCTGAAGAGTTACAAAGTATCAATCCTTATGCCCTGCTGTCTATTTACAAGCAAGGGTATCACATGAAATTGGGTAAAACTGATGTTTATGGAGGTAAACCTGCTTATGAGGTGATATTAACCGCTTCTGATAGAAAGAAGGATTTGCAGTGCGTTATTATTTATGTAACGAAAGACACCTTTCAGCCTTTATGTATCAGCATGACGCAAAAGGGTGGAAATAGCGTGGCTATTCGTATTACATCTTATAAAGCGGGAGAATCATACAGCGATCATCTTTTCACTTTTGACAAGAAAGCGTATCCGACTGCTGAAGTGATTGATCTGAGATAG
- the trxB gene encoding thioredoxin-disulfide reductase, whose protein sequence is METEKVKCLIIGSGPAGYTAAIYAGRANLSPVLYEGLQPGGQLTTTTDVENFPGYPEGVSGQQLMDDLRKQAERFGADLRFGIATASDLSAAPYKVTIDEEKVIETDTLIIATGATAKYLGLDDEKKYAGMGVSACATCDGFFYRKKVVAVVGGGDTACEEAVYLAGLAKKVYLIVRKPFLRASKIMQERVMKHENIDVLFEHNAVGLFGENGVEGVHLVKRMGESDEERYDLAIDGFFLAIGHQPNSDIFKPYLDTDETGYIITEGDSPRTKVPGVFAAGDIADPHYRQAITAAGSGCKAALEAERYLSSKCLI, encoded by the coding sequence ATGGAAACAGAAAAAGTAAAATGTCTGATTATAGGTTCTGGTCCTGCCGGTTATACTGCGGCTATTTATGCAGGGCGTGCCAACCTTTCTCCGGTGCTTTATGAAGGATTACAGCCGGGTGGTCAGTTGACGACAACTACAGATGTGGAGAACTTTCCCGGTTATCCGGAAGGTGTCAGTGGCCAGCAATTGATGGATGATTTGCGCAAACAGGCAGAGCGTTTCGGTGCAGACCTGCGTTTTGGTATTGCAACCGCTTCCGACCTGAGTGCGGCTCCATACAAAGTAACGATTGACGAAGAGAAAGTGATTGAAACTGATACGTTGATAATTGCTACGGGCGCTACTGCCAAATATTTGGGATTGGATGATGAAAAGAAATATGCCGGTATGGGCGTCAGTGCTTGCGCTACTTGTGATGGTTTCTTCTATCGCAAGAAGGTGGTAGCAGTGGTCGGTGGTGGTGATACGGCTTGTGAAGAGGCTGTTTACCTGGCCGGACTGGCTAAGAAGGTTTATCTGATTGTGCGGAAGCCTTTCCTGCGTGCTTCCAAAATCATGCAGGAGCGTGTGATGAAGCATGAGAATATAGATGTGCTGTTTGAGCACAATGCCGTGGGCTTGTTCGGAGAGAATGGTGTGGAAGGTGTTCATCTGGTGAAACGTATGGGTGAATCGGATGAAGAACGCTACGACCTGGCTATTGATGGTTTCTTCCTGGCTATCGGCCATCAACCGAACTCAGATATCTTCAAACCCTATCTGGATACAGACGAGACGGGGTATATCATTACAGAAGGCGACAGCCCTCGTACGAAAGTGCCGGGTGTGTTTGCCGCCGGTGACATTGCCGATCCGCATTATCGTCAGGCTATTACGGCAGCAGGAAGCGGCTGTAAGGCAGCACTTGAAGCGGAAAGATATCTTTCATCCAAGTGCTTGATCTAA
- a CDS encoding glycoside hydrolase family 20 protein: MKKGLSALLLASLLCASSGCQQNQKEVVNEYNIVPMPNQMTPQEGRFLLSNKVSVVTAGCTPEVQAIADSLIAQIQLTSGISLKTSSQENPEQPDIRFVTEEGMLKEGYKLSIAPNEITLSASHPNGFFYGVQTMYQLLPPAIYGKVTVKRANWSLPAVEIEDAPRFPYRGLMLDVCRHFSTTDYIYKFIDMLAMHKMNTFHFHLTDDQGWRIEIKKYPKLQEVGSKRKETLIDYYYVNWPQIFDGKEHGGYYTQEEIKDIVAYAASKYITVIPEIEMPGHAIAAIASYPELSCRPDTTYEVTGTWGVFEEVFCPKEETFQFLEGVLDEVMELFPSSYIHIGGDECPKDAWMKCAHCQGLIKKFGLKDDTTPNAIDGKKHTKEEKLQSYFITRMEKYLNSKDRNIIGWDEILEGGLAPNATVMSWRGVEGGITAAKAGHDAIMTPSPYAYLDQYQEEPETAPTTIGGYQTLKKTYSYNPVPDDADELVKKHIIGVQGNIWNEYMQSDERRDYQAFPRAVALAETGWTQNNRKNWNGFRSRMVEDFERMDAMNAKACRNFFDVNINTHVYDGTLKAVLETFYPDAEIRYTTDGSAPTAKSELYTQPFIWEGYIDLQAAAFKNGKMLGKVNGKKLYANLISGKQYTTTPHWGWMSGDIFGENDVLGADTTTLGLTNGKRGNIASFTPWVAFNLNEKNNNELVFSVDLEKPATISKVIFGTLYNPAFRVLPASAARVEVSTDGKEFKEVAQASYTREYPDHGRKMFTDVLECTPTEARYIKVTLKSGGTLRNGIDCRKDSPGDIIPSDLYVDEIEVY; this comes from the coding sequence ATGAAAAAAGGATTAAGTGCTTTGCTATTAGCAAGCCTGCTGTGTGCCTCTTCCGGCTGTCAGCAAAATCAAAAAGAAGTGGTGAACGAGTACAATATCGTCCCGATGCCTAATCAGATGACTCCCCAAGAGGGACGTTTCTTACTGAGCAATAAAGTATCTGTCGTCACAGCCGGTTGCACTCCGGAAGTACAAGCCATTGCGGACAGCTTGATTGCTCAAATTCAACTGACCTCCGGTATTTCTCTGAAAACTAGTTCACAGGAGAATCCGGAACAACCAGACATACGCTTCGTTACGGAAGAAGGTATGCTCAAGGAAGGATACAAACTTTCCATCGCACCGAATGAAATCACCCTTTCGGCATCACATCCCAACGGTTTCTTTTATGGAGTACAGACTATGTATCAACTGTTACCACCCGCCATTTACGGAAAGGTAACTGTGAAACGTGCCAACTGGTCTCTGCCTGCTGTTGAAATAGAAGACGCTCCCCGTTTTCCTTACCGAGGCCTGATGCTGGATGTCTGCCGTCATTTCTCTACGACCGATTACATTTATAAATTCATCGATATGCTTGCCATGCATAAGATGAACACCTTCCACTTTCACCTGACTGATGATCAGGGATGGAGGATAGAAATCAAGAAATACCCGAAATTACAGGAAGTCGGTTCGAAGCGGAAAGAAACGTTGATAGATTACTATTATGTCAACTGGCCGCAAATATTTGACGGCAAAGAACATGGAGGATACTATACACAGGAAGAGATTAAAGATATAGTGGCTTATGCAGCAAGCAAATACATTACCGTAATCCCGGAAATAGAGATGCCGGGACATGCCATTGCCGCCATTGCCTCCTACCCTGAACTGTCTTGCAGACCGGATACGACGTATGAAGTAACCGGCACATGGGGAGTATTCGAAGAAGTCTTCTGCCCCAAAGAAGAAACGTTCCAATTCCTGGAAGGTGTACTGGATGAGGTGATGGAATTATTCCCCAGTTCATACATTCACATCGGTGGTGACGAATGTCCCAAAGATGCATGGATGAAGTGTGCACATTGCCAAGGACTGATCAAGAAGTTTGGTCTGAAAGATGATACCACTCCGAATGCCATTGACGGTAAGAAACATACAAAGGAAGAAAAGCTGCAAAGCTACTTCATCACCCGCATGGAGAAATATCTCAACAGCAAAGACCGAAATATCATCGGTTGGGATGAAATCCTGGAAGGCGGACTCGCACCCAATGCAACAGTGATGTCCTGGCGTGGTGTGGAAGGCGGTATCACTGCCGCCAAAGCGGGACACGATGCAATTATGACTCCCAGCCCGTATGCTTACCTGGACCAGTATCAGGAAGAACCCGAAACCGCACCGACTACCATCGGCGGATATCAGACACTGAAAAAGACCTATAGTTATAATCCTGTTCCCGATGACGCTGACGAACTGGTGAAAAAACATATCATCGGTGTGCAAGGTAATATATGGAACGAATACATGCAAAGTGATGAACGTCGTGACTATCAGGCATTCCCCCGTGCCGTGGCTTTGGCAGAGACGGGCTGGACACAGAACAACCGGAAGAACTGGAACGGCTTCCGGAGTCGCATGGTAGAAGACTTTGAGCGTATGGACGCCATGAACGCAAAGGCATGCCGCAATTTCTTCGATGTCAATATCAATACGCACGTGTACGACGGCACATTGAAAGCCGTGTTGGAAACATTCTATCCGGATGCCGAAATCAGATATACCACGGATGGAAGTGCACCGACTGCAAAGTCTGAACTTTACACTCAGCCATTCATTTGGGAAGGCTACATCGATTTGCAGGCAGCAGCTTTCAAGAACGGTAAAATGCTGGGGAAAGTGAACGGCAAGAAACTTTATGCAAACCTGATAAGTGGAAAGCAATACACCACCACTCCTCATTGGGGTTGGATGAGCGGTGACATCTTCGGAGAGAATGATGTATTAGGGGCAGATACCACAACATTGGGATTGACCAATGGAAAACGCGGCAATATCGCTTCCTTCACACCATGGGTAGCCTTCAACCTGAATGAAAAGAATAACAATGAGCTCGTATTTTCCGTCGATCTGGAAAAACCGGCCACTATCAGTAAAGTGATTTTCGGTACACTCTATAATCCCGCTTTCCGTGTACTGCCCGCAAGCGCAGCTCGTGTGGAAGTATCCACTGATGGCAAAGAATTTAAGGAAGTAGCTCAGGCCTCCTACACCCGCGAATATCCTGACCATGGCAGGAAGATGTTCACTGATGTACTGGAATGTACACCAACCGAAGCACGCTACATCAAAGTGACTTTAAAGAGTGGTGGCACATTGCGCAATGGCATTGACTGCCGGAAAGATTCACCGGGAGATATTATTCCTTCGGACTTATACGTAGATGAAATAGAAGTATATTAA
- a CDS encoding Crp/Fnr family transcriptional regulator has protein sequence MVKMNLSDVNVPELIADMWEPLNEEQREFLANHFTLQNYKKNEVIHCEGETPKYLMCLLNGKVKIYKDGVGGRSQIIRMIKPVEYFGYRAYFAKEDYVTAAAAFEPSLICLIPMSAITTLVTQNNDLAMFFIKQLSFDLGVADERTVNLTQKHIRGRLAESLLFLKESYGLEEDGSTLSIYLSREDLANLSNMTTSNAIRTLSQFSTERLITIDGRKIKIIDEEKLKKISKIG, from the coding sequence ATGGTAAAAATGAATTTGTCAGACGTGAATGTTCCGGAGCTGATAGCCGATATGTGGGAGCCCCTGAATGAAGAACAGCGGGAATTTCTCGCTAACCATTTTACGCTCCAGAATTATAAGAAAAATGAAGTCATTCATTGCGAAGGTGAAACCCCTAAATACCTCATGTGCCTTCTGAATGGAAAGGTCAAGATTTATAAGGATGGTGTCGGTGGCAGAAGCCAGATTATCCGCATGATTAAACCCGTTGAGTATTTCGGTTACCGTGCTTACTTCGCCAAAGAAGACTACGTTACTGCTGCTGCCGCTTTCGAACCTTCTCTGATCTGCCTGATACCGATGAGTGCTATCACTACATTGGTGACGCAGAACAATGATCTTGCCATGTTCTTTATCAAGCAACTATCCTTCGATCTGGGAGTTGCCGACGAACGCACTGTTAACCTGACACAGAAACATATTCGTGGCAGATTGGCGGAATCACTGCTCTTCCTCAAAGAAAGTTATGGATTGGAAGAAGATGGCTCAACTCTCAGTATATACCTTTCGCGGGAAGATCTGGCAAATTTGTCGAATATGACAACCTCCAATGCCATTCGTACGCTATCACAATTCTCTACTGAACGTTTAATCACTATCGACGGACGAAAAATAAAGATCATCGACGAAGAAAAGCTGAAAAAGATAAGTAAAATAGGATAA